The Podospora bellae-mahoneyi strain CBS 112042 chromosome 7, whole genome shotgun sequence genomic sequence ACGGCTAGGCACAGGCGAAGATGGCAAACCGTTTGGTGAGCGACCATTAAATCCCCCGTTGTTGGCCTTGGGCGCCAAATTGGGACTGCTTCTAGCTTGTCGTAATGCGTGCTCCGGAGGGGGGGCCAGCGCGCTTCGTGACAccgaaggcggcggcggcggcgtcggcCTTTGCTCACTCGGCAACTCTGGGGTAATCGCCGGCGATATTGGCGACACGGCCATGGCCATCACGGGATTTTCGACATCATTCGCCCCGTACTCTGGCGTCGGCAATCGCCGGGCGGATAATGGCGACACAACCGGCAACCAGCTGGAAGGACTGGAAGCCTTTTCGATCGGCGGACTTTGGctgcccttcctcctcaacttgTCCTTCACATGGGACACTTCTTGTCCCATATTGACCTCGATCTGCGGCACCGCCTGCTCACTCGGATGCACCGGCCGAATGTTTCGCCCTGGCAATCCACCTGCAAAattttggggtggtggggcaCGTTGCGCCGtggacgggggaggttgcTCTTGCGGTTGTGAAGAGTGAGGCTGCTGTGAAGGTGGTTGTGGCGTTTGTTTGGACGCAGCAGTGGATCCGTTGCTGGAAGCAAGGTTGAGTTCAGGAACGTCAACTTTTTTCTCGGCTTTTAgtgatcttcttctccagagCTGATCCTGTGGAGAACGGTTATCAACTAGCGGGGATGCGGCCGTGTGCGTGGATGCTGGTGGTTGGACagacgatgatgatatcTGCAGACTCGTCGGTGTTTGCGGTCTAGCAAGCCGCTGGGCATCTTTtagaggcggtggaggtggtagCTCTTCGAAGTCTTCTTTAAACATCTGGTGAGTAAAAGTGCTGGGTTTTTGTGTTTGAGCATGTTGGTCGGATGGCAGTGACGGAAGTGTTTGCGACTGAATGCGAGCCTCGTTTCCTATTGTGGGCGACGACGCTGAATGAGAATCTTTGGATGGAACAATGGAAACCACTTCATTGGCAGAGTTTGTTGATGTCCTCGGTGTAGAATCAGATGTGTGGTTGGAGTAGGCAGACAGTAAACTGGAGTATGAGCCGGCAGGTGAGGGAACTCTCTCTGGCAACGTCGGGCTTGGGATAGATGTCGGGGCCGGACCCGAGGGGCTTGCAACAGTCGGGGAGGCGACGGGCCGTCGGCGTGGCACACTCATCGCGGGTGGGAGTCCGGGAGACTTTGCAGGCAGGCGCGGGAGAGGTGAATCTGGGGGAGGCTGAGCAACGGCAGCCATGGTATAAGCagtcttggtggtgaaggtgctCCTGGTGTCCCAGTCCTTTGCGGCCGGTACgggcttcttgatgatgggaaggggggctcCAGCAACAGGTGTCCTGGGCAGGTCCTTCTTTGGTGGCGGGGGCAGTGGGAGGTCAGACCCGAACGAGTCCGTGTCGAAGTCGAGAGCAGGCAAAGAAGGAGGGACGGGGAGGGCCTTTGAGAAGCGAGACTTGCCGCCCGTTTTAGGGAGCTGCAAGCTCGCAGTTTCCATCATCTTGTCCGTCTCGTTTTGCCCACGTGTGGATCGAGGGAGGCACGGATAGTAGCGTAGCGCACGTCgggatcttttttttctttttttgctcACTCTTCCTTCAAGCAACGCGGCGAGACCCGCAGCTGGTGTCGCACATGGACTCGCTCACTGGCGATATCCCGGCTCTTCTCCGTCAAATGAGTTTCTGGATTCCTTGTTCCTCGCGGATGTCGGTCTATTTGTTGGTCATCAGCTTTCACCACACCCCTGGTCCATCAAATCAAGCAATCTGAGTCAAAAGGCGTGCGCATAAAGTAGGGGTATAAAACAGAGGCAATAACAAGACAGCAAATGATAAACCGAAAAAAtaagagcaaaaagaaaataagagaaaaaaaaaggattcGGGATGCCGGGACGGACGGGACAACGGGGTTTTTCGAGTCTCTTGCTGGTGACGCTGCAAACAGGCATCCAACCCACTTTCCACAGCAGGGCTCAAATTAGACGATCGCCGCGGGGAGTGTTAACCCCCTGGCTCCCTGGCCAGCTGAAACACAGCTTGACTGGCTAGAGAGCGGGAGAAATCCCAACAGGGCGGGCTGGTTGGTCCATCACAAGGATAGAGTGCCAGCGATGACTCGCTAGAATTTCTGCGatccaagaaaaaaaggcccATTGTATTTTTCTGTCGTATCGACGTTTATGCCGTGGCAGccgtgatgatgatgataacaAGAGCAGAGTATACGGGACATAAGCGAGAGACATACTGGGTTTGTTTCTCTGTCAGTTCATAATTCTCGTCGTCGATAGTCTCGTTCGATATTCGAGAGGGGACATTAGATGACGTCTTTTGCCCTTCCCTGGCCCTGTCGTTGAAGATAGCGGCAATCGCGGTGGAGGCGTCGTGTGGACGTTGCAAGTGTGCATTGGTTCCCGCAGCCACAACTCTCTTGGCTGTTAGTAATCCCTCACAAAATGGCTGGGATGACTAACAGGGCAGGAGATTGCACGACGATCCCTTCTGTAACGCCAACAACGGACATCCAGCGTGGGGGTTTTAGTTCTCGTTGGGCAAGacattttttttattttttcgaTATTAGGCCTCTCTGACCGAGAGGTaaaagaagggaaaagaaggcgacTCTCGGGATGCAATGCCACCTCACCTGCATGATGACTTTTCCTCAGAGATTTTCTCCCATGCACGACGGCATTTCACTGCACCCATGTGCTCATGCAAGAGAATTGTTCTGTGCCTCTTTCTGTCGTGTCCGGCAGGTTGCGTGCGTCGAACCACTCCTATATGTACGGAATTACGAGGCACACACACTGACCTATACATCAGGACCTGCATTTCAACACGTCACTGAGGGGAAAATGTGTGGGTGGGAGCGTTTCCGAGGGCGGATGAGAGGTAGTTAAAGAGGTCATTTGGAAAAGGGACAGACACTCTTGCGTCGGTGAGGGTGGGCGGATGGTGGTTACACCGTTTGAACAATACAGCCACCCCCTGAGCTCCTGAGCGTTGACATGTTGAAGCAGGTTTTCCTTGCACAAAAGGGCCCGGCAGAGACTCGATTCTGTTAAATTGGTCGTCGAGTCCGAGTGGACCTGGGCACAAGCTTCTTTTTGGTCTTTGCTTGTCCGCATGGCCAGCCGTGGTGCATATCGCCATGACCAAACGGCGGAATCTCAAGTATGGGGCTTGTCAGGTACAACGCGCAAAGATGCATAGGTGTTCAAGCTTGCTCACGGTAGGGCCGTAAGTTATGGTCATCATCTggggcagaagaagctcaGATGAGCGAGCTTGG encodes the following:
- a CDS encoding hypothetical protein (EggNog:ENOG503P8J8), coding for MMETASLQLPKTGGKSRFSKALPVPPSLPALDFDTDSFGSDLPLPPPPKKDLPRTPVAGAPLPIIKKPVPAAKDWDTRSTFTTKTAYTMAAVAQPPPDSPLPRLPAKSPGLPPAMSVPRRRPVASPTVASPSGPAPTSIPSPTLPERVPSPAGSYSSLLSAYSNHTSDSTPRTSTNSANEVVSIVPSKDSHSASSPTIGNEARIQSQTLPSLPSDQHAQTQKPSTFTHQMFKEDFEELPPPPPLKDAQRLARPQTPTSLQISSSSVQPPASTHTAASPLVDNRSPQDQLWRRRSLKAEKKVDVPELNLASSNGSTAASKQTPQPPSQQPHSSQPQEQPPPSTAQRAPPPQNFAGGLPGRNIRPVHPSEQAVPQIEVNMGQEVSHVKDKLRRKGSQSPPIEKASSPSSWLPVVSPLSARRLPTPEYGANDVENPVMAMAVSPISPAITPELPSEQRPTPPPPPSVSRSALAPPPEHALRQARSSPNLAPKANNGGFNGRSPNGLPSSPVPSRDRFANPPHSARFRADSGSGFGPNRRDPAGSSLELQPPFQRQPQSRPQSPAWGGKPVSEDGSVITLRAAPPAIRPEFLDYPLREHDPNAPDETDNPGAGLFPRNWFTPAPAEEILDARPLQEKHFRCITSHRIMTAGKQKNNPIACRTCGHKDRNAECYICSACYLNVCSGCVGLLKRSKGDLRVVIKAVGEKGRGEGGDV